ttatatatagaaaaagtCATAAAGAGTTTTTCTATAAAATGCCCAAATTTTAAGCTTTCTCCAAAATGCactttggagtttttttttaagagaaaattaaaataaaattaaaattaaaaggaagaaaaagttttttatttttattattttttatatcaactAGCTGTTAAAGTAATTTTAACAAAACGTACTCTTACTTGCGCGCTAACGAAGAGGACGAGCGGTAGAAAAATTGTGAGCTGTTCAGTAAATAAATTAATGTCAAAGAATTTGAATGTGTAACTTACAACATTATGAGCTGTAATTGCATTTTcttcgcttcttcttcttcattttttatttatttatttttttttaaaaaaagaaaaattaattctttTCATTAGTCTGTCTAATTGTTTCTTATCAtgattttcattactttttctcaaagagaataataataataaaacaaaaaaaaaaaaaaaaaccaagccaTTATCACATTGAAAACAAGCTCGTGCTATGATTTATGAATCAAACTCTAGTGTTTACATATAAATCTGTAAACACTCAAAACTCTTCAGTTATTTCAGAATGCCGCAATGTACGTATCTCTTTCAATGAATCAAGTAtcataccatatatatatatatatagaaactgCAAAACCCGGTACCAAGAATCACGAATTCCGATCAACCTGTGCGGTGGCCTCTATTTTGCATCTCATTATTGTACTGCAAAAATGAAATCTGTCTCTGCAGCTTTAAATGCTCATGGAATTTAGCAATGAACTCTTCCGCTCTCAAATCAATCCCTTCTTCCTCACACGCagccacttcttcttcttcttcttcttcttcttcttcttcttcgccgCCGTTCAGAAAACTCTTCCTCCCGCTATCGTATTCATACCCAAAAACTTCATCGTCGGAATCATAGTCGAAATCAACTTGTGGGGTTATGCAAGGCAGGTGGAACCGCATGGACGCCGGCCGGTGCATTTTGACGTGGAAAATCGGGGTCTTGTCGAAGGACAGCTCGCGCTCCCCGTAATGGATTTGATCGTGCCGAGCGCCGGCGCCGAGGCCTCGAACGTACTTGGGCAGGAGTCGGAGCTCCGTGATTAACCGGCGTTTGAACACGCCGCCCTTTCGTGCCCATAACAATGCAAAACGCAGGATGTTCCATGCTCTGCGACCCACATCAACATTCTTCTTGCCCATTTTCAGCTGCTTTTCAAGCACAATGTGGAAGTAATTATATATTCGTTGGTACGTAGATCTCAAAGTGTGGAAAAAGAATGAGAAGATCGATCTCAAGCTTTGAAGTGCTGATGGAAGAGAGGAGGCAGTACTGGTTATTTATACCGAAATATTTGACGCGGTGTGCTTGAGAGAGACACAGACAGAAGTTGTTTGGTGTGAAAATATGGAGCACACGGCTTTACGCGCAAGAATCAAGCTGGAGATCGAGGagatgtattttattttcaaatgtttttttcttttgcctctAGAATCCaaccaaataataaaatactccaAAATGATTTCTaacctcttttttttaatcgtacgttttaatttagtctattaaatttgCGTTTgtaattaaattatttcaactcaatttattatatttgttaCAATATATTATGGGAGTTACATTAGAGTTATATATTTTAcgtagagaaatgctagacatccaaatatttttattattattattattattttttattctagaATTTGGTTTCAATACCTATGAGTTACTTAGAATTTATAATGCAATTGGAAGTTATATGGAATATAAATGAGTGAGGTTAATTAATAATGGCAATCTATAAATACCCATGTAAGCAAGGCATTTTGATTATGTGAACGTAAGTTATAGAGCGAATCACGTAAAATTAATTCTTGtgtttatttttccatttgattaattatattttcttttaatattcaaatatattgGTAAAGCACGTAATTCCCGCATGAATTAAAAATGCACCTAGGATATGTGAAAATCACGCATTCTTAAAAGATATGTTAATTCTTTTACGGTCCAACATGTGAAGAGGGTGGCTAATCAAGCTGCCCACATGTTAGCAACTTTGGCTTTGTCTCAATTGCTTGATTATGTTTGGAGAGGGGAATGTCCATCACTGATCCATCGTATTGTATTTGCGGAGCAAGGTTATTGATTAAtgcaatcaaaattttcaaaaaaagaaaaaatgaaaaagaaatatgtTAAAACATGAAAACTTAGAACCCAAAGATAAAAGATGATAATTGAAAGAGTATCgctaaaaataacatttttatccTATAATGTTGGCTGACGGCCGTCCCAacaaacttttaaattttatttaatttttaacaagaatataaaaatataattttttagcattattctAATTGAAATATgcagaataaataaaataaaagaatagaaaggAGTTAAAAACAACTTTTATTGTAATATTGGCCCCGTTTGAAATTCACTTCTCCTTCCCCTTTCCTTATTTTTACttctccaaacaaaaaaatcaacttcaaaacatttttaactttttcactttttatatcacatcaacacttttttattattttttaaataaaaactcattacaatataatttatttatttttactttttcatataaattatttaaattttatatcacatcaattttatttttcaatcattaaaaaaatatatatatatattaacaggAGGAGAGAAGTGAGGAATTTTCAAGCGGGACCATTGAATTCTTAACTCCTACGTTTTGTACTTGACATGTGCTGGTTGCTT
Above is a genomic segment from Alnus glutinosa chromosome 12, dhAlnGlut1.1, whole genome shotgun sequence containing:
- the LOC133851634 gene encoding uncharacterized protein LOC133851634 gives rise to the protein MGKKNVDVGRRAWNILRFALLWARKGGVFKRRLITELRLLPKYVRGLGAGARHDQIHYGERELSFDKTPIFHVKMHRPASMRFHLPCITPQVDFDYDSDDEVFGYEYDSGRKSFLNGGEEEEEEEEEEEEVAACEEEGIDLRAEEFIAKFHEHLKLQRQISFLQYNNEMQNRGHRTG